One segment of Caldivirga sp. DNA contains the following:
- a CDS encoding ATP-binding protein produces the protein MLFDPAPKRSRDDLFNFENELRQFVQSLTMDRLILVTGLRRYGKTSLILTGLSEAKARHIYVDCRLLPNNPTMRDLIGLMVNSGLGNGWFRDIIRSLDFIEVGVFGVRLRVRRVGEGLVRLIEELGESVLVLDEAQLLRGIKGFNIPRLLAYIYDHLKTRVVLSGSEVGLLYDFLGLHKPDSPLFGRAYREVRLRPLSEDKAIEFLRLGFRQVGIEPPEAIIHEAIKRLGGVVGWLTYFGYNYARGMRDLEAIIDDASRLIASEVNKMLDVYSVARARYVAVLNAVATLGKANWTSIKNIVEARLGKIPDTTLNNILRNLERVGVIAKTNKEYTITDPITREAIVRDYVK, from the coding sequence ATGTTGTTTGACCCTGCGCCTAAGCGTAGCAGGGATGATTTATTCAACTTTGAGAATGAGCTTAGGCAATTTGTTCAATCATTAACCATGGATAGGTTGATACTCGTGACTGGGTTGAGGAGGTATGGTAAGACATCGCTAATATTGACTGGGTTAAGTGAGGCTAAAGCTAGGCACATCTACGTTGACTGCAGGCTCCTGCCAAATAATCCAACGATGAGGGACCTAATAGGCCTCATGGTTAACAGTGGATTGGGTAATGGGTGGTTCAGGGATATTATCAGAAGCCTTGACTTCATAGAGGTTGGAGTGTTTGGGGTTAGATTGAGGGTTAGGAGGGTTGGCGAGGGTCTCGTTAGGTTAATTGAGGAGTTGGGAGAGTCCGTGCTTGTCCTCGATGAAGCCCAGCTACTAAGGGGTATTAAAGGGTTTAATATACCGAGGCTACTGGCCTACATCTACGACCATTTAAAGACTAGGGTTGTGCTATCCGGCTCCGAGGTTGGGTTACTTTACGACTTCCTAGGTCTCCACAAGCCTGACTCACCGCTTTTCGGTAGGGCTTATAGGGAGGTTAGGTTAAGGCCCCTTAGCGAGGATAAGGCCATCGAGTTCCTTAGGCTGGGCTTTAGGCAGGTGGGTATTGAACCCCCTGAGGCCATCATCCACGAGGCCATTAAGAGACTTGGTGGCGTGGTGGGTTGGTTAACCTACTTCGGCTACAATTACGCTAGGGGAATGAGAGACCTAGAAGCCATTATAGATGATGCATCTAGGCTGATTGCCTCAGAGGTTAATAAGATGCTTGACGTATATAGCGTAGCTAGAGCCAGGTATGTGGCTGTTCTAAATGCCGTAGCCACCTTAGGTAAAGCCAACTGGACCTCTATCAAAAACATAGTGGAGGCTAGGCTAGGCAAAATACCAGACACCACGCTCAATAACATACTTAGAAACCTAGAGAGGGTTGGAGTAATTGCAAAGACTAATAAGGAGTACACAATAACTGACCCAATTACGCGTGAGGCAATCGTTAGAGACTATGTTAAATGA
- a CDS encoding saccharopine dehydrogenase C-terminal domain-containing protein has translation MGVVTVVGLGSMGKAALYYLLKHTNHEVWGYDKSSEVVNNALSLGANAVRADVMDDSVTKKIASNSDVVLTAVPQSIADSLVIKLHDYGVNVVDLIFLWKFSDEVAGRVKNGPLVIPACGWAPGLTNLLAVAASSELDIVEEVGIHVGGNPVNPRPPLYYDLLFSVESTIEEYVRPATIMFNGELKNVDPLSFIYPFKTWLIEGDFSEFYTDGLSTLIVTMPKWFRTIKTMYERTIRWSRHLEVMRVLKDLGLLNNTDVLVKSLGNVLKPGVEDFSLTIVEAKGMINGEPAKIAFEGIDYAREGFTSMARLTGFTAAIVADLVAKKAIVGSGLVPIEEAYVRNRDVLRQVLNGLKAENVKFMLTKTVTAP, from the coding sequence ATGGGTGTGGTCACTGTGGTAGGCTTAGGTTCAATGGGTAAGGCTGCCTTATACTACTTGCTTAAGCACACTAATCATGAGGTGTGGGGTTATGATAAATCAAGTGAGGTTGTTAACAATGCATTAAGCTTGGGGGCTAATGCCGTCAGAGCTGATGTAATGGATGATTCAGTCACCAAGAAGATAGCAAGTAATTCTGATGTCGTCTTAACTGCTGTGCCACAATCCATTGCTGATTCACTGGTGATTAAGCTTCATGATTATGGAGTTAACGTTGTTGATTTAATATTCCTATGGAAGTTCAGTGATGAGGTGGCGGGTAGGGTTAAGAATGGGCCTCTTGTAATACCTGCCTGTGGATGGGCCCCAGGCTTAACTAATCTGCTTGCAGTCGCAGCATCCTCAGAATTAGATATAGTTGAGGAGGTGGGTATCCACGTTGGTGGTAATCCAGTGAACCCAAGGCCACCGCTGTACTATGACCTGCTCTTCTCGGTTGAGAGCACTATTGAAGAGTACGTGAGGCCAGCTACCATTATGTTTAACGGTGAGTTAAAGAACGTTGACCCATTATCATTCATTTACCCATTCAAGACATGGCTTATTGAGGGTGATTTCTCGGAATTCTACACTGATGGCCTATCAACCCTAATCGTCACTATGCCTAAGTGGTTTAGAACCATTAAAACAATGTATGAGAGGACCATTAGGTGGAGCAGGCACTTGGAGGTAATGAGGGTTCTTAAGGACCTTGGCTTACTCAACAATACCGATGTGCTTGTTAAATCACTAGGCAATGTCCTTAAGCCTGGAGTTGAGGATTTTTCACTAACAATCGTGGAGGCAAAGGGCATGATTAATGGTGAACCTGCCAAGATCGCATTCGAGGGGATTGATTATGCGAGGGAGGGATTCACTTCAATGGCTAGGTTAACTGGGTTCACTGCAGCTATAGTTGCTGATTTAGTTGCTAAGAAGGCTATTGTAGGTAGTGGTTTAGTTCCAATTGAGGAGGCTTATGTTAGGAATAGGGATGTTTTACGGCAAGTGCTTAATGGGCTTAAGGCTGAGAACGTGAAGTTCATGCTTACGAAAACGGTAACGGCACCTTAA
- a CDS encoding helix-turn-helix domain-containing protein, which produces MVEVNSLEELARIMDALGHPMRLRIIALLRMNGQLYLADIAKRLGVSRALAKVHLNKLQKAGLVTSRVELVPGEARALRYYQLVDFKVTVYPDYIVKLMGGSREQ; this is translated from the coding sequence ATGGTGGAGGTGAACTCCCTAGAGGAGCTGGCGAGGATAATGGATGCCCTAGGTCATCCAATGAGGTTAAGGATAATAGCATTACTGAGGATGAATGGGCAACTTTACTTGGCAGACATAGCGAAGAGGCTTGGTGTAAGCAGGGCATTAGCAAAAGTACACTTAAACAAGCTCCAGAAAGCCGGCCTAGTAACCTCAAGGGTGGAGTTAGTGCCTGGGGAAGCGAGGGCTTTGAGGTATTACCAATTAGTGGACTTCAAGGTAACCGTGTACCCAGACTACATAGTGAAATTAATGGGTGGCAGCCGTGAGCAGTAA